Sequence from the Maribellus comscasis genome:
GGCTTTTAATTCGATATAAAATATAGCCCCTGCTATAACAATTCCCGGAAGTGGTCTAAAAAAAGAAAACCATTTTCTTTTTTCTGTAGAAACATAGTAATCATGTAAAACTGCCATACTTATCATTATACCGGCAATGGCTTCAGCCGTTATTACAATAGCCAAATCGGTAACTTTCGCTCTCTCTGAAAAAATCCCGGTAAATACCTTCAGTTCATTTTTTATTACCAATGGATAGATGGCATAGGCAAAAATACCTGCAGCTAGAGCGAATAAAACAACTCCCCAATATTTCGAGTAAAAGGTTGCTTTTGCCGAAAATTTTAGAATAGCAAGCATAAATATTATTTGCAGCAAACTTTCCATACAATTATTCTTTATACCGCAGTATCGTTATTCCGGTCTTTGTTTTATTCATTTTTCCCATTCTGCTTTTTTGTTTTTACGATGAAAAAAACCAACCCGGCCAATACAACAATGGCAATTACCCAGATGCTGTTATTCCCCTGTTTTTTTTCTGTTACCATTTGTTCATCAGACTCATTTTGTTTTTGCTGTTCTTTTTCAAGCACTACATTTTTATCGTTCTCCTGAAGTTTTACTTCGCGTACATCTTCTATATCCAACTGGTACTGTTTAGCCTGTTCAGGCTCAAGCCGGGCAGTAATAAACTCGCGCAATCTGGCATTATCGCACACAAACCCGCTACACCCGGCCTTATGGTTCCTGATTAATTCTACATGCAGGCTGGCAATTTCCTTTAACTGCGCATCAGTGGCTTTCCAGTAACCTTTACGGGCGGTTTCCAGCATTACCGAAGCCATCTCCTGGAGCGCATACGGGTTTTCTTCTTCGAACCTCTTCTTCACATCCAGATTGTACTTGTCTTTAACATATATTTCGTGATAAGAGTCCCAAATATAATCATCGATGGCAGCGGGTTTCATTACATTCCAGCCGTAAGTATTCCGTAAGGTTTCAGCGAAAGTTTCCATGGCGCTGGCCTTCCCAGCAAGCAGTTCCTTTATAAATTTCGGGTTGAACACAGTAGAATTAGTTTCCACGCCAATGGCTTCCTTTAGCTCCTGCATACGCGGATTGTTTTCATTTCGGAAGTCGTTGAAATAGGCTGAAGGGTCTTTTCCTGTTACATTTCGGACAGCCATATTCATTCCTCCCATAAATTCATATACGTGGTCGAGGCTTAGCGGTCCCCAGGTATTGCTTTGTCGTGGCTGAACAACGGTCTCGGCATTTTGCAGAGCGGCCTCAAAAATGCCTTCCCTGAAAGCGCCCCAGTTTTCGCTATCGTCGTACATTGCCCCCATGTTATGGATGTAGGTACTTGCAACCTGCTTTTCATTGTCCCATGCATCGCCTTTTTCCACAAGCCCCATAATGCCGGTGCCGTAATTCCCGTTTATCCCGCCAAATACACGGTTGGAGGAAAATTTACGTGCATCAAGCGGTGAAAAGCCTTTATCCAACAAATACTTTTCGGCTTCGAGAATTCCTTTTCGTACATAGTTGAGCGAATCCGCATCGTTGGCTTCCCCGGCCATGGTAACTGCTTTATGAATTAAAGCCAGACGGGATGCCGCCAAATCGCGTAACTGTCCTGATGTTTGAACGACTACATCTATTCGTGGCCTGCCCAGTTCTTCTTCCGGTATCAGCCGCAGGTTCTGTACATAACCGAAACCATCGCGTACAGGTTCAACCCCAAGCAAATAAAGAATTTGGGCAATGGTTGCTCCTTCAGTAGAAATAAAACTAGTAGACCATAAAGTAAAACTTACTTTTTGCGGATAACTGCCTTTGGCTTTGTATTCATTTTCGAGCAGCGACTCGGCCAGTTTTTTCCCCACCGCCCAGGATTCTTCAGTAGGCGTAGCCTCTGCATTTACCGAATACATGTTACGCCCGGTAGGCAAAGCAGCCGGGTTAGCCACCGGGTCTCCTCCGGGAGAAGGAGCAGTGTAGCCTCCGTTCAGGGCATTGGCAATCGCTATAAGCTCGGCTTCAGGGCTTCCGGACAATTCTGAATAATATTTTTTTATTGAAAGGATGCTGTTTTCCACTTTTAAAACAGCATTAGCATAGAGTTCTTCTTTTCGCTCAATGTCATCTATCCGGCCATTAATAAAATTCAAAGCTTTCTCCAAAGTGGAATTCCAGTTTTCATGCTTTGATAAATGATCCAGCTTTTCAGCGACTGTATTATTACAATAAGGAAAACATTCCGCGTTTCCTTTATAAAACCTAAGAATCTCTGCCATTTCAGCAAGCTTACTTTTATCATCCGTTTTTGAAACTGTTTCCGGAGCTGAGCTAAAAACCTTTTCAAGCAGACGAATATTTTCCGGTTGCGATGCGGTTTGCGCTTTCTCTTTCAGGGCCTGTTCCTTTTGTGCCAGAATTCGATCTTTCAGACTGTCATCGTTTATAAGCGACAATACTTTCAGGCGGATGATGCTGTCCTGCATTAATTTTAAAAGCTCAAGCATTTTTTCCTGATTGCCAATAGAAACCTCTTCGTACATTTCAGGAGCTGTTTTTGTCATTTTTTCAGCAAGTTCTACTGCCTCTGCCCGATGCTTTTCATCCAACATTTGTGAAGATTTTTCAAAAACTTTATCGGACTCCATATTTTTTATATAGCGCGTATTTTTCTCATCTTCAATTAATTCTACTACCAAGTCAGTTAAATCTTTTTCATCAGTGCCTTTTGCTTTTGAACTGCCATGAGGATGCATCATTGCTCCCTGCGAATGAAAGCGGTTTTGTTGTTCCCACTCATGTGCATCTTCTATCTCTTTTGCCGACAACAGTGTTTTCAAAACAGCCTGTTCTTCTCCCCCATTTAACACAGTTTGTATAGCTTTTCGCGCTTTCGGGCGATAATGTTCTGAAACAAATAAATTATCCTGTGCCTGTTTGGTTTGAATCTTTCCTCGTAACCCATCGAGTTCGGCCAAACCAAATGCAACGGGATCAAGAGTCATAAGTGAAACCGTTTCTTTTAGTTTGCTTTCTGAATAAGGAATGCCCATAGTATAAAGGCCGGCAGTAACTTTTTCTTCTTCAATTTCTTCAAGGTACTCATGTATTTTATGAATATCGTCAGCCGTATAATTTTTTGTTGAATCGAGGCCAATTGTCCGGTGGATATTCTGATTCTCGGCCAATGTTTTAATGGAATGCGCATACTGTTGTTTTACCGGCCCCGAGGGAAGGCTGTTATATTTGTCCAGTTTTTGATAAAGCTCATCCAGCTCGTCGTGCAACCCA
This genomic interval carries:
- a CDS encoding cobaltochelatase subunit CobN — its product is MKKRLLIAMSIGVFLMLAIFIYGKYISPTRIALISFPDFVLEKMERSNNNNWVKLSRIGLDELDKINKYDLILVRGHGVRISPEQLNTLRKASQKGCKIFVSDITNPEYDVTNLPGKELDYISDLLDNKCTANFQNLFNYTRKELDKKKFFTKPYSDAVILPEDFYFHINDDQVFGTFEEYKTYYKESGFYKEGAPRVALLAGNINIQNSNPEHTQKLIRGLEKEGLNVYPIRSFGEKKMQLLKICNPDLVILRPHGRLAMGQQDMAVDWLKEKNIPILAPLTVFDEYDKWLPNLQGMYGGMLSMSVVLPELDGAVAPYAIVAQFRGESGNLLFDAIPNRMENFCQMTANWLKLQQKKNAEKKVAIYYFKGPGQNALVASNMEVLPSLYNLLKSLKEKGYNVNGLPATEREFELLLMKKGPVLGSYALGTFNEFLKTGDPELVEKSRYEKWCKTDLPTDLYQQVADKYGEAPGRYMNVEKENKKYIAIARLQLGNVCLLPQPLPGVGEDTQKLVHGAKTAPPHTYIASYLWARHGFQADAIFHFGTHGSLEFTPGKQVALSDYDWPDRLIGNTPHFYIYTISNIGEGIIAKRRSYATLLTYLTPPFMKSGLHDELDELYQKLDKYNSLPSGPVKQQYAHSIKTLAENQNIHRTIGLDSTKNYTADDIHKIHEYLEEIEEEKVTAGLYTMGIPYSESKLKETVSLMTLDPVAFGLAELDGLRGKIQTKQAQDNLFVSEHYRPKARKAIQTVLNGGEEQAVLKTLLSAKEIEDAHEWEQQNRFHSQGAMMHPHGSSKAKGTDEKDLTDLVVELIEDEKNTRYIKNMESDKVFEKSSQMLDEKHRAEAVELAEKMTKTAPEMYEEVSIGNQEKMLELLKLMQDSIIRLKVLSLINDDSLKDRILAQKEQALKEKAQTASQPENIRLLEKVFSSAPETVSKTDDKSKLAEMAEILRFYKGNAECFPYCNNTVAEKLDHLSKHENWNSTLEKALNFINGRIDDIERKEELYANAVLKVENSILSIKKYYSELSGSPEAELIAIANALNGGYTAPSPGGDPVANPAALPTGRNMYSVNAEATPTEESWAVGKKLAESLLENEYKAKGSYPQKVSFTLWSTSFISTEGATIAQILYLLGVEPVRDGFGYVQNLRLIPEEELGRPRIDVVVQTSGQLRDLAASRLALIHKAVTMAGEANDADSLNYVRKGILEAEKYLLDKGFSPLDARKFSSNRVFGGINGNYGTGIMGLVEKGDAWDNEKQVASTYIHNMGAMYDDSENWGAFREGIFEAALQNAETVVQPRQSNTWGPLSLDHVYEFMGGMNMAVRNVTGKDPSAYFNDFRNENNPRMQELKEAIGVETNSTVFNPKFIKELLAGKASAMETFAETLRNTYGWNVMKPAAIDDYIWDSYHEIYVKDKYNLDVKKRFEEENPYALQEMASVMLETARKGYWKATDAQLKEIASLHVELIRNHKAGCSGFVCDNARLREFITARLEPEQAKQYQLDIEDVREVKLQENDKNVVLEKEQQKQNESDEQMVTEKKQGNNSIWVIAIVVLAGLVFFIVKTKKQNGKNE